In Bdellovibrionales bacterium CG10_big_fil_rev_8_21_14_0_10_45_34, one genomic interval encodes:
- the maf gene encoding septum formation protein Maf, with protein sequence MRLILASTSKYRAVQLRDAGYEFVAVSPEADEKTIAEDPSYLLTAQWRARLKALSVAVKYPDDIIVGSDQLVHFNSRILGKPGTRERAIEQLTSLSSKTHQLATALTLVYRGDLFELVVVAHMKMKSLTPDEIAQYIDRDNPIDCAGAYKFEEQGSKLFESVECEDMSSIQGLPLNGLSTLLTLIKDKFGL encoded by the coding sequence ATGAGATTAATTCTGGCGAGTACATCTAAGTATAGGGCAGTCCAGTTAAGAGATGCTGGCTATGAGTTCGTAGCGGTGTCCCCCGAAGCCGACGAAAAAACCATTGCGGAGGACCCAAGTTATTTGCTGACAGCTCAGTGGCGAGCGCGACTGAAAGCTCTCTCTGTGGCGGTAAAATATCCCGACGACATCATAGTCGGTTCGGATCAACTCGTTCATTTCAACTCTAGGATTCTCGGCAAACCCGGAACTCGCGAACGAGCAATCGAACAACTAACAAGTCTGTCTTCAAAAACTCACCAACTTGCCACGGCACTTACATTGGTCTACCGAGGAGACCTCTTCGAACTGGTTGTTGTCGCACATATGAAAATGAAAAGTCTCACCCCCGACGAAATCGCTCAGTATATTGATCGCGACAATCCCATCGATTGTGCCGGTGCTTATAAATTTGAAGAGCAAGGATCAAAACTTTTTGAATCAGTAGAGTGTGAAGACATGTCGTCGATTCAGGGGCTTCCTTTAAACGGGCTTTCTACGCTATTGACATTGATCAAGGACAAGTTTGGCTTATAG